TCTGACCCATGTCCTGGTTATTGTTTTGCTGCTAAGCCTGCCGCTGGCACTCGCGGCCGGGCTCCGCCCCGGGGACATCACCGTCCACAAGCTGGACAACGGCCTGAAGATCGTCCTCCTCGAAGACCACGACATCCCGAACATCGCCTATTACACGTTCTTCCGCGTCGGCTCGCGCAACGAGCGGCCCGGCCTGACCGGCGTGTCCCATTTCATCGAGCACATGATGTTCAACGGCACTCAGGCCAACGGCCCCGGGCAATTCGACCGCATCATGGAAGCCAGCGGCGGCGCCAACAACGCCTTCACCAGCGAGGACATGACCGGCTACACCAACTGGTACCCGGCGGCCGCACTGGAGAAAATGATCGAGCTCGATGCCGACCGCATGCAGGGACTGATCTTCGACCCCAAGGTCCTGGAGTCGGAGCGCAGTGTCGTCGCCTCGGAGCGGCGCATGGGAGTCGAGAACAACAACGAGAACCTGCTCGGCGAGACCGTCCGGGCCACGGCCATCATGGCCCATCCCTACCATTGGGACGTCATCGGCTGGATGAGCGACATCCTCAGCTGGAAGCGCGACGAGATCATCGCCTATTACCGCACCTTCTATTCGCCCAACAACGCCGTGATCGTCGTCTGCGGCGATTTCCAGACCCCGAAGATCATGGAGCTGATCAGGAAATACTATGCCGCCATTCCCAGGGGGCCCGAGCCGCCGGCGGTGCTCACCGTAGAACCGTCGCAGCTGGGCCCGCGCCGCGTGGTGGTGCACAAGCCGGCCCAGACGCCGTCCTTCCTCCAGGTCTATCACGCGCCAGCCGCGACCGACCCCGACTTCCCGGCCATGGACGTCCTGGGCATGGCGCTGCTCCAGGGCGAAAGCAGCCGCCTTTACCAGCGGCTCGTCGCCCGGGACCAGCTGGCCATCGATGTCAGCGGCGGCATCGGCCAGTCGATCGACCCGCTCCTCTTCACCATTGCGGTCAAGCCCAGGCCGGGAGTCGACACCGGGCTCATCGAGAAGGCCATCGAGGAAGAGTTGGCAAGGATCAAAAAGGACGGCATAGCCGAAAAAGAGCTCATGAAGGCCCTCAATTCGGTGCGCATGGATTTCTACAACCCGCTGATGACCATTTCCGGCAAGGCCTACAAGCTGGGCCAAAGCGAGATCTATTACGGCGGCTACGAGCACATCTTCAAGGCCATGGATCCGTATAAAGCCGTCACCCTCAAGCAGGTCCAGGAAGCGGCCGGCAAGTATTTCTCGGAAAACAACAAAACGGTCGGGGTCCTCATCCCGGAAGGAGGTTCCAAGTGAAAAAAGCAATTCTTATCGGCATCATCGCTGCCTTCGCCATCCTGCCGCTCTGCGGCGCGAACAGCCTCCCAACACCCCAGAAATTCAAGCTCAACAACGGCTTGACGGTCTATTATTTGCAGGACAAGGACCTGCCGCTGGTGGCGGCCCGCATGCTGGTCAAGGGGGCCGGCACGGCGTTCGAACCGGCCGAAGGGCTGGCCAACCTGACGGCCGCCCTCATGCTCAAGGGCGCCGCCGGCAAGACCGCCGTGCAGGTGGCCGAAGACATCGACAGCCTCGGCGCCGCCCTGGACATCTCGGCCGCGGATGAATACATGAACCTGTCCGCAAGCTGCCTGGCGGAGCATTTCGACCGGCTCATGGGCATCGCGGCCGACTGCATGCTCAAGCCCGCCTTCAGCCCGGAGGAATTCGAAAAAGAGCGCCAAAACCGCATCGACTCGCTCAAGGCCGCCAAGGACAATCCCGGCCAGGCCGTGCGGCTGTATTTCCGCAAGGCGTATTTCGGGACGCATCCGCTGGGCCACCTGGCCGGCGGGACCGATACCTCCCTGGGCGCCATGACTGTCGGCCAGGTCAGGGATTATTACAGGAAATATCTCGGCCCGCAGCAGGCCGTCCTGGCCGTGGCCGGCGATATTGAGCCGGACAGGCTCAAGCAAGTTTTAAACCGGACCTTCGGCAAATGGCAACAGTCCGTGCCCGCCCCGGCGGCCAAGCTTCCCGAGTTCCCCGCTCCTCATGGCAAGGTCCTGATCCTGGTCGACAAGCCCGACGCCACCCAGGCTTATTTCGGCCTCGGCTTTCCCGGCTTCGGCATGGGAGACGACATCAGCGCCGCCGCCCAGGTGATGAACACCCTGTTCGGCGGGCGGTTCACCTCGTGG
This DNA window, taken from Candidatus Aminicenantes bacterium, encodes the following:
- a CDS encoding pitrilysin family protein, translating into MKRLTHVLVIVLLLSLPLALAAGLRPGDITVHKLDNGLKIVLLEDHDIPNIAYYTFFRVGSRNERPGLTGVSHFIEHMMFNGTQANGPGQFDRIMEASGGANNAFTSEDMTGYTNWYPAAALEKMIELDADRMQGLIFDPKVLESERSVVASERRMGVENNNENLLGETVRATAIMAHPYHWDVIGWMSDILSWKRDEIIAYYRTFYSPNNAVIVVCGDFQTPKIMELIRKYYAAIPRGPEPPAVLTVEPSQLGPRRVVVHKPAQTPSFLQVYHAPAATDPDFPAMDVLGMALLQGESSRLYQRLVARDQLAIDVSGGIGQSIDPLLFTIAVKPRPGVDTGLIEKAIEEELARIKKDGIAEKELMKALNSVRMDFYNPLMTISGKAYKLGQSEIYYGGYEHIFKAMDPYKAVTLKQVQEAAGKYFSENNKTVGVLIPEGGSK
- a CDS encoding pitrilysin family protein, which encodes MKKAILIGIIAAFAILPLCGANSLPTPQKFKLNNGLTVYYLQDKDLPLVAARMLVKGAGTAFEPAEGLANLTAALMLKGAAGKTAVQVAEDIDSLGAALDISAADEYMNLSASCLAEHFDRLMGIAADCMLKPAFSPEEFEKERQNRIDSLKAAKDNPGQAVRLYFRKAYFGTHPLGHLAGGTDTSLGAMTVGQVRDYYRKYLGPQQAVLAVAGDIEPDRLKQVLNRTFGKWQQSVPAPAAKLPEFPAPHGKVLILVDKPDATQAYFGLGFPGFGMGDDISAAAQVMNTLFGGRFTSWLNTELRIKRGLTYGVSSSFQQWRGNGIFNAFSYTKNDQIGEMLDITLELIAKAKKEGFGEEEIQSARNYILGQFPPTLENLGAKARSYLTLDFYGLGFNYYDGLLERIGKITKPQADAVAGKYFSDQNFVLVVVGRAEEIFAQLAKFGDFKIKKIGAADF